The genomic window ACATTTCAAAAGAACGGCTGGATTCTTTGGGAAATTCCTAGGTTCCACGGTCTTTTCAAGAAATTATCATGCAAATTGAAATTAGTTGATTCCATTCCGTAGGTGTTCAACTAATTGTGCATAGATTTTATTGTGAGCTCTCTAGAAGTTGTTAAAAGCTATCTGAATTTATGATCCCTAGGATTATTCTCGGAGTCAGTAAAATATTAGTTTTGACTATTCTGGTAGCTATAATTGTAGAAAAAGCATATTGAGTAAGGTTAAATTATACTTTATGTTGTCTAGATCCATAAGATTTGTAACAAGTATTAAATGGTTGTTAGAACTATTGCAAAATTGTGATAAGTTACCAGCTAGATTTGAGATCCAATTATCTTCCAAatattaatttccttttatatatCCCTCACTTCCAAAATACTGTTTTGATTAACCAGAACTAGTCCTTTACATATGCATTTCCATATCCAAGAGCTATTAGAAGAAGGTTTGACTCTCAATGGTGATTTTCTCCTAAAATATTTCGATTTTAATATAGAATCCCATAAATTTGATTCATTTAAAAACCTCCATGCCACCTTTGCTAGCATGGCCATGTTTGTCAGTGAGCATCTCTGAAGCCTAAACCTTCTTTGGACAGAGGTTAACAAAATTCTTTTCCAGGCTTTTGGGTAAAACATTTGGAACTAGAATCTAtacccaccaaaaatctcttcgTATTGcatttattttatgagtttttttttttgaataatgaAACAACCTATCTAAAAAGTCGGGATATTAACTTTTACTGATCCGAAGGACCATTTGCTTTTCCAACCTTATAATTTTTGTTCCATTTTCTCCACTATGGAATCAAAAGTTTTGATTATAGAGTCaaattcgtttaggttagactagaaagtctaggaatgttgagacatacaagtattactccgaatacccaaagaatgagaagaagtaacgaactacaacttgtttcattcctaacgtatctttcaagtcgtgcgtattgataacataactgtgaagatgtatcactgtatatattgtatattatactctagtgatgtgacatgatcataatagtatgatcatagtattaaggaattagactacgaagtataacgcttatcttttgaacttcatagatatgacatcgacataatcttgtatatatattgttatgattatgtgtataggttatggtgaagatttcatcataggaaacaatgttttaaatttgtttaaaggaagtacattcataaacttgttttgtgaatcgaaagggaaatcaataggattattggtcttgctattcattgcatatctttggataaccaatatgtgtgagttggtagaatcgatcttaactcaggttatgtatcttggtataaccgatcacaatgcctagaattatgatttggtatgaccggtcttgGTAATTagcgtaaccgatcctaagtaatcaccatgtgatggtatgatcgatccttgtaattggtgtggacaatcatagtaattggtgtgaccgatcataagagttgtgtgaccgatccttgtaattggtgtaaccggtcctggtaactggtgtgaccgatcacaagtagataccatgtgtagatggaaccgatccttgtaattggtgtaaccggtcttgGTAACTGGTATGACTGATCACATATAGGTACGTATTTAGGTATaaacgatcctagtgattggtataaccgatccgaacccatgtatgtgacttggaaggacttaccacaactaaccattgtgatttggtataaccaatcacatagtagtcttggaatactggaaaccaattctaaacttgtttggaagtgtggtataacatattccaagaaagcaaatccatgtaaatatgaaataaggatttccagtgaaaagatgtcaacatactttgaacatgtacagtaACTCTTATAACTTATATTTACTTTCGCCTTTAGCTAGCCAAGGGTCATTGTGGTTACGATTTCTCTCTCTCCACTAAATTGTATCTGATTTTCAGCCAAGAAAAACACACTGTATAATATTTGTTCGAAATTCGAAAATGCTCTGTGTCTGCcattttttgacaaaaaaaatacCCTGCTTATGTCTGACTACCGGTCCATGGCATTCGGACCAGGTCCCACTGCGGGCACAAACCGATACACCACTTCCTAATCGAGGGATCAGATCCGTGACATGGGGGTTCGGACCCGGCTAACCGGCTTCAGTATTTTACACTTATGACTTTCAAAGCAAGCAATATATGACCACCACGTAGGACTAAAATCTAAACAACAACCTATTCTATTCATTTCTTTTCGTACTGTTTTTCCCTTCGTCTCTCTGAAAATTGTTGTAAGAAAACCGATCGGAATAACTAAAAATCCTTGTCCTACGaaatcacaacgaaaccctagatttcttatatccttgcactttcataatcaaattctattCCCCTCTTGTATCTgtaattgaaaaccctaatttagacagaGTAGAAATTTGAAGGatatgttttttgtttgtttaattgtTGAATAGAAAGGGGGAGTTTGAGATTAGTGTATTGAGTAAATTAAAACTGTTGAGATGAGAACAATCAGACTGCCTGAACCGCCTAGCGGCACTTTAGGTATGCCTGAAATTTTTGAAGGTGGGGTTTATAGTGTTATAAGAAGAGCAGTTATAATTGGGAATGGTTTTTCTGGTGCTGAGAATCAAAGTGTTGGATTAGTTCGTGCTCTTGGTCTTGCTGATAAACATTCAATCTATGtaagtctctctctctctctctctctatatatatatatatatatatatatatatatatgttttctcAATTTTAGTAGTTACTGTGTTGTTCCTTGATTAGTAATGTTAAATTATGATGACTACTGTGATATTTTGTTTGATAAATGAAGAAAATgtggaaaaagagaaaaaatagtgGGTTATTGTGGAATGTTAGGGCGCATGCCACTTGCTCGCAAGTTGCTTGCTGATAGCTATGCGAAAACCTCATGACATTCACCCTATAGGTGCACCATCCTGAGAATTAGGGTGTATGTATGAGTGGCACGTCATGGTCGTGGGCAATTACTGTGCAACTGGCTTGCACTGTTCATTGAGAAATGGGTAGTATTGTGCAGTTGATAGAATGATCAGCTGTTTGTAGACTGAGAAGTTGCAGTGAGTCGTAGTGGCTGAATAGTAGTACAAAACTGCTTGTAGATTCTTTTATATAAGTGGTACATTTGGTATCGAAATTTATCTGTAATTGCTGAATTTAGTTTGTAAGAATGTAGTAGTAATCATGTGTCTTATTTTCAATGACTTATGCAGCGTGTTATAAGGCCACAAGGAGGAATCAATGACTGGCTTCATTGGCTCCCTGTGTCTGTTCACCAACaaatatattatattttaagGCGGATATGTGGTACTTCACGATTTGGCGTGGTACTCGGAGGAAGGAGACTGTCGCCTATACCTTATGATACAAGTATCAGTGCTGGTTTGGCGTCTGTTTTAGATGCTGATGCAAAGCGCATTGCAACGATGGCTCGTGAGACTTTTGAGAAGTATGTATCTGCAATTTCTATGAACGTCACTCCACTTCCATTTTCccattttttagttttgattttcgttttgtgGTGGGCACTGAGTGCCAATTGCTTAAAATGAAGCAAAAATTAAAGTACTAAGTAGATAATAGTTTGGTACCATTGTcatggaaaaatatttttatttgaacCATGCACATTTTACTGCGTAATTGCTAGATGGCTTTTGCTGGATactgaaaattaaaaacatatCTTAAACTGTGAAAGTCCCTTGATTCTGTGTTCTTTTGTTATAATTCGGGTTTTAATTTGGAGAAGCACTTGAAAAACATTCCTTCATTATACTTTTAGGCCTAATAATAACATGTGATTATATTCATGTTTTAGCTTCTGCTTGCACCAAATTGCTTATGTTCCATTTAGTACTTTGTTTAGTTTCCTGATCTGCTTTAATCTTCCTTTAAATACTGTTGTCATTTCTGCCAGGGATGGTCCTTTATTAGTGGTTGCATCTGGTCGGGATACCATCTCGATAGCAAGTTCTATAAAAAAGCTAGCCCCGGAAAATGTGTTTGTGGTTCAGGTTTGTCTACGACCTTGTGTTATTGTATTTTCTTGTTGAATGCATTGTATACTATGCTCTTTCCGGACATTGAACACTGTACAAAGTTGTTAAAGCATCTGCCTGTTTTATATTGCATTTAGTATTCACTAGGGTTGATTTTTCTGTTTTACCAAGAGAGAATTTTCGTGTGAAAGACTCCTTTTTCAGGTTTGTCTTGTGATTGCTATTATTGTTTGTTAGTGGAAATGCAAGTAAGTCGAGTTCATGAGACTGGATGATTTGAACTTCCTTAGGTTAGGAAACTTGCTGTCATTTTGAAGAATTAAGGATGTACGTCATCTTTGGAAAATTCGTATGCGACAATGCTTTCGCTTCATCAAtggattttatgattatttgatgtCGTAAACTAGTGGCCGAGGCATTCAGCACATTTTCACTACGATTATATAgtttttctagggtttatgtGTTACTTGGCAGGAAAAGATTTATGAACTTGTTTCCTGTACTGTCGGTTATATGAGTTATTGATTTTTCTGGGAATGCCAAACAGTCTTCTCCCTGCTTCTCCAAGTAAATGCGAGTTGTTTTAAATGTTTTGTTAATTAAGTCATTCAAGTATCTCTTTTTTATACTAGGATGCTTTATGTTATTATCTGCGGCACTGTTGCATTCTGTTGGATGTGTGGTTAAGATTTTTATGCGCTTCCATTATGTTTGTAATTATCAGATACAACATCCAAGAAGGAATTTAAGTAGGTTTGACCTGGTGATTGCCCCTCGGCATGACTACTATCCACTGACTCCTCAAGCACAAGTACAGATCCCTAAATTTCTTCGGAAGTGGGTAACTCCATATGAACCACCTACTAAGAATGTGGTGAGTTTCTTGACTATGATCTCCTTGAGCTCCGATGGAAAACCTTCTTTGATTATAAAATGCAACTTCAATTTCTCATTATATTAGTATGAGATATGAGTATTCTGTAAGAGATCAAACAAAGAAATATGAGTATTCTGTAAAGAGttccttttcctttttgtttGTAGGTCTTAACCGTGGGAGCTCTACACCAGGCTGATTTTGGTGCACTTCGGGCAGCTGCTGCTGCCTGGCATGATGTGTTGGCTCCTCTACCAAAACCCTTGCTTGTGGTTAATATTGGGGGACCCTCTGGTAATATTCATTATATCATGTTGGTTAGTGAATTATTTCAATTTATCCATACTTTTCTTGCTTTGTAATGGGTGTTATTTGCGAGTGGCTCATCACTTCTTCATAATGCTATAACAATATCCTTGCCGAAGGAAAAATTGTTAAGTAAAGTTGTCGCCTAACAAGCTCCTCCGGATTACTTTGACTACCCTTTATATAGAAACAGTGGTTACGTGGTGGTCATATAATATAAAGAGTATTCTCAATGTTATACTGATTGACGAGAGAAAGAGGCTCGAGATCCTAATTTCAACTTGGgtgttcatgatttttttttgaaaagtttaGATCGTATAGTTCCCTTGGAGTTTCCTCTTTGTATCTCCTGTTGCTTTTCTTTCTTTACAAAAGAAGCTCTCTATGATTGGTAAGTTACTTGACTTCGTTAGAAAGGAAGATTGGCAGCAAATAGCTGCTTCCCTCTAAAATTTCTCCCTCTCTCTGTGCTTGTATTATGCAAAAGGTCTGCCTCCGATGTTTACTTTTTTCTTGTAAATGTAAGAATGGGAAGTATGCATGTCTTTTTGTCTAGTTTGTTGGTTCTGCCTATATATGGGACATAGTAAATTGTCTGAAAACCTTATCTTGTTTCCCTCATTTGCTATTGCAACTTGTTATTTGACCTTAGTGTTTCAGCATCTAATAAGTTGTTCAAATTCCTATGACAGGCCACTGTCGTTACGGAGCTGACCTTGCCAAGCAGTTAATTGGCTATCTACAGAATGTGCTAGCAAGCTGTGGAAGTCTTAGAATATCTTTCTCCAGGAGGACCCCTCAGAAGGTACATATATGCATGAATAGTAGGTGCTTCTTAATTTTCCAGTGCACCTCCCCAACCCTTTTCCAACTAGTTACGAGCATTGGCTATTCGTGTACACAGGTATCCAACATGATAGTGAAAGAACTTAGCGATCATCCAAAGGTTTACATTTGGAATGGTGAAGGTaagattttgtttattttgtctGCAAGGGGTTTATTATAGACCTTTGGACGTCTAAAAGATGTTTTTGATATTGTTTCTCTTGGCTATGTGTAGAGCCAAACCCACACATGGGACATTTAGCTTGGGCAGATGCGTTTGTCATCACCGCAGATTCAGTTAGTATGCTGAGTGAGGCTTGTGGCACAGGGTATTACTCAAAGAAGAACTTTCTTTCTGGTTTGGTGATTGTGAATCCTACCTGAGACTGTCTGAGCTGAACTTTTTTGTTGATCTCGCAGAAAACCTGTTTACGTTATTGGAGCAGAGAGATGTACATGGAAGTTTGAAGACTTCCATAGATCTCTTCATCAACGTGGTGTAACTAGGCCATTCATGGGTAAAGAGGATGTAAGTAACTGATTTAATCCTTTACATTTCTTGGGAGATGTTGCCTTGGATGGTAACTTTCAATGATAAAGCACTAGTCTATCTTATCAAATTTCGATGTTGAAATATAGGTCACTATTCACTCTGTTacttttctttttgaattattagaTATCAGAGAGTTGGAGCTACCCACCTCTTAATGATACTGCAGAAGCAGCTAAGCGTGTACAAGAAGCCATTGCAGAACGTGGATGGAGGTTGCGGCCTTGAATGGAAGAATCTTTTGAACGATTTATCAGAATCACAAATCAGTAATTCAGTTGGAGGGTCTTCTGAGTACCTACTCTCCTTGGTGGTGTGACAGCTTCAGATAGACTGAACAGAGAATATAGTGAAAGTGAATGCTACAAAATGACATATTCCCGATAAATTGTTCTGATATATTTTCATACATCCAACACTATTTTGTTGGGTGTCGGAGGAGGTCGTCTGTAGAATAAAAAAGTTTTTGCAATAGTTTCATGTTGTAACTCCTAAGGTAGCAGACGCATCAGCATCAGCAGCTCCTTCGGCTTTGTAAATTATGAAGAGTCGCAGAATTTGTATACGAACAATACTTCTTTACGCATGGCACAGAGACATGAATACCAGAAAAACCCTTGACAACTGATTTAGATGATCAAATGGTTATAAGAGAGTTATTTCTGCCAACGTATGGGTTGTGTGGCTTGTCTTTTGTTGAAAAAAGTCTTCATGCTCGTATATTGGACTTAAACGGTTGCTTCGGCTTTGGTGTACCAACACAGTTATAATAACATTATGTTCCAACCCACTTTTGATAGGAGTTTTCCTCAGTCTTATAGGAGCGAGGTGTTTGTTTGTTCAAGTGTGAAGGTTTACAGTTGATTGCTTTTAATAAACACTAGGGAAGTCTTGTACTAATCTAATCTTCAAGTCCAAAGGTCGCCATCTAACTGCCCCCCCCCAATTTGTCATCCGCTAAAATAATTTACTTTGATAGTGTTGTTCTTAGTTTATCTGGCCAACAAGGAAACAGCAGAAGCACAGTAAACTGAGTAAGAGAAGCTAACAAAACTGAACAATGATGTCTAATGTTTTGTGCTGTTCTTTTCTAGTATATAATAAATATCATGAAATGGATAATATCACTATTAGAGAACAAAATGATCCTATAGTAGAACCTCgcaaaagaaagaaggaaaatgGCAGAATACAAAACACAGTTAATGAGTGCATACTATAATATGTTTTGCTGTAAACTGCTTTCCTCGTAACAGATTATACAATAGAAATTACAAACATCTATGCTACAGGATAGAGACTTGACAAAAAAGTGAGCAAGAAtagaaagatcatgcagaattgTCTATAACTATAAAAGCATGTCCAGTTTATCATTTGTGTTTGAAGAAGAAAATTCTGAAAAGCGACACACAACACAGACACACATTATAACTCCACGGGTATTCTTCACTATAAATAATAGCATTGCTCTGCATCACAGATTAATAAGACGTAATGGAGACTGGAGTCGATCTAAACGAAGCTTCAAACAGAAACTCCCAAGCTGGAAAGTAGCATGCCGGCCATTGCTTACATGAATGAGTGATGGCGATAATCTCCAGATTAATGGGGAGCAATGGAGATCAAATAGTGGACTCAAAAGTATGTTTCTCTGGGTTTGGTGTACCAACACAGTTATAACCAACATTCGGTTCCAACCCATCTTTTTTCTTCAGCCTTATAGGAgccaagtgtttttttttttttttttgacaattcGAGTTTTTCTGTTTGTTAGGCCAGAATAAAGATCATTAAGAGTCTTTTTAGGTACTGAGGTATTACTGGGGTTTACAGTTGATTGTTTATTAATAAACACAAGGGAATTCGTATACTAAATCTAATTTTCAAAAAGCTTATGGTAAATCCAAGGTCACCATCTGACGGCTCCATAGTGTGTCAGCCACCCAATTTATTACTTTGACGGTGCTGTTATTTGTTTATCTGTCtaactaacaaggaaaaatcacaagCACGGAGATAATATAAGGGAAGGAAAGATAACCAACAAGAATGAGCAATGATGTCTAGTATTTTGTGTTGTTCTTTCCGTAATATATCATGAGATGGAAAATTTCTActattaacaaaatcaaaaagatcaTAATGCAAAGAAGGGTTCTGTTGCAGCCGCAATAAGAACCctacaaatgaaagaaagaaaatgatagAAATGGAGTTAATGTGTGCTGTATAAtcatgtttccaacaattttaaaatTCCCTACTCTGAATGGTACAGATCATCTCAGTTCACCTTCGCCACTAAGTGATACTAGTAATATATCGAACCAGAAAATTCAGCAACGAAATGGTAagagaactaaagaaaacagatAGACAAGTGCCTGAACCATATTGGAAGTTTGACTACAGATGACAAGTTCAGGACTTACCAGGTTATTCGAAAATGACCAAACACGATAAGGAAACTGAGTGAAACTGACACTATAGCCTGATGAAGAGTTTTTATGCAAATTTCGAAAAAGAAAATTAGAACAAATGATGTTGGTGTCAATCAGAAAACCATAGTGGAAGTTGACTACAGATGAACTTGGCAATGAAAATTCCAGAAGCCCTTTAGATttggaaaaaaatcaaatttgggtGTAACTGATTTCTCATTGATCGCCTTGATTCTTTATCACCACATGACTATGCAAAGTAAAGACTATAAGTTTTATTCTGCTTTCAAATATAACGATCTGTCTCCCCTCTGCTACTCTTTTAAGCTCATACACTAGCTAATACCCTACATTGTAACTACATGAGTCATGCCAGAAATCAAATGCAGCACAATTTAGAATCTGTTAACCTATAATTCTGACCGCTTGTGATACTGCAATTACGATGATACTGGAACAAACTAATACAAGCTACTATTTAACTCCCTCTGACAATCTTTTAGAAGAAATACTGATAAGCAGATTTTGAGAATTATACTGACCTTTGTAGACCTCCGACAGTTGTGGAACTTTTTGAGCATACTCTTTGACAAACTTCATTGAGAAAGACTTCTCAGAGATTACCAAAAGTGAAGTTAAGGAAAATTGATTCTTAACCAGTCCTTTGGAAGTTAAAATTTTGTAAACCGAACACCTAGGTATAATTCTCTTCTCCAAGCTATAACAAAAAATATAGGGGTTTTGGGCAATATAAGATGAACTGTAACCCATTTGATTCACAAGGTAATCCATTACCGAGGttatctttttctcagaagtcaTCATACACAAAGGATGATACCTAAATGCATGATGAATTTGTTCTTCAGACAAACCGAATCTCCTGTAAACAGCCACCCTTGACTCCCTATTCGATTTACTCAACCCATTGATTACATGAATAGCTAAAAGATACGTAGTTTTATAGGGATCGAATCCCATATCCTTAATCTCTTCTACACTCTCCTTGAATTTAGTACTGTTCATCGTAAGTGCTCTTGGTCGGGAGATAAGAAACTTAGAAATATTGGATTGAGGGACACCTTCATTTCTCAAAAGCTCAATGTTGAGCATCATGTTTTTTATACATCGCTTGTCGAAAAGAATCCATGAGTGGCGTCTGAGGATAAGAACTACATTCTCATCACAGTGAACAATGTTCCTCAGGATATCAAATACTGGGATTATTTGGGTTGTTAAGCTCAATCTAAGAATCCGCGGTTCACTAGAGATGACCTTGGCGAGGTCAATTCCAGAAAGCCCTTTAGAGTTGAAATAATCAAATTGGGTTTTAAGGGATATCTCTGGTTCAGATGAGAGTATGGATGGTGCTCTGGTGATGAGTTTTGAAATGTAGGGCTTAGTGAATCCATAGCTTTCAA from Papaver somniferum cultivar HN1 unplaced genomic scaffold, ASM357369v1 unplaced-scaffold_19, whole genome shotgun sequence includes these protein-coding regions:
- the LOC113338408 gene encoding uncharacterized protein LOC113338408, which encodes MWFRSLRNTVAQIRYSNGYSSRIKVSSFLLTVNPSPFLTKGSSISFSSSVIVVNTSQFHNPSSNFSTIVASYLINSVGLSENEAIAASKKVHFETTSKLDSVLSLLESYGFTKPYISKLITRAPSILSSEPEISLKTQFDYFNSKGLSGIDLAKVISSEPRILRLSLTTQIIPVFDILRNIVHCDENVVLILRRHSWILFDKRCIKNMMLNIELLRNEGVPQSNISKFLISRPRALTMNSTKFKESVEEIKDMGFDPYKTTYLLAIHVINGLSKSNRESRVAVYRRFGLSEEQIHHAFRYHPLCMMTSEKKITSVMDYLVNQMGYSSSYIAQNPYIFCYSLEKRIIPRCSVYKILTSKGLVKNQFSLTSLLVISEKSFSMKFVKEYAQKVPQLSEVYKDR
- the LOC113338937 gene encoding mitochondrial fission protein ELM1-like; translated protein: MRTIRLPEPPSGTLGMPEIFEGGVYSVIRRAVIIGNGFSGAENQSVGLVRALGLADKHSIYRVIRPQGGINDWLHWLPVSVHQQIYYILRRICGTSRFGVVLGGRRLSPIPYDTSISAGLASVLDADAKRIATMARETFEKDGPLLVVASGRDTISIASSIKKLAPENVFVVQIQHPRRNLSRFDLVIAPRHDYYPLTPQAQVQIPKFLRKWVTPYEPPTKNVVLTVGALHQADFGALRAAAAAWHDVLAPLPKPLLVVNIGGPSGHCRYGADLAKQLIGYLQNVLASCGSLRISFSRRTPQKVSNMIVKELSDHPKVYIWNGEEPNPHMGHLAWADAFVITADSVSMLSEACGTGKPVYVIGAERCTWKFEDFHRSLHQRGVTRPFMGKEDISESWSYPPLNDTAEAAKRVQEAIAERGWRLRP